The Pseudomonas sp. G2-4 genome window below encodes:
- a CDS encoding type VI secretion system tip protein VgrG: MLFNQASRLAKITSPLGPEVLLLKDMGGGEELGRLFNYELQLHSLDNAIDLNQLLGKPMCVSLQLDGGGERYFHGIVARCSQNVDQGQFASYQATLRPWFWLLTRTSDCRIFQNLTIPQIIKQVFRDLGFSDFEDALSHAYREWEYCVQYRETSFDFVSRLMEQEGIYYFFRHEQGRHVLVLADAYGAHTTAPGYGSVPYYPKNEQQRERDHIHDWHLAQEVQPGSLELNDYDFQRPSARIDVRSAMPRPHTAGDYPLYDYPGAYVQSQDGEHYARTRIEALQTQHEQVELAGNARGLGSGHLFSLTGFSRQDQNREYLIVGARYYISQESGETSGGAPSAQFESSLTCIDAQQSYRPLPITHRPIVKGPQTALVVGPKGEEIWTDQFGRVKVHFYWDRHDQSNENSSCWIRVSQAWAGKNWGSVQIPRIGQEVIVSFLEGDPDRPIVTGRVYNAEQTVPYALPANATQSGTKSRSSKGGTPANFNEIRMEDKKGAEQLYIHAERNQDIVVEVDESHSVGHDRNKSIGHNETVRIGEDRLRAVKRNDTLLVGGAKSDSISTQYLVEAGAQIRLVCGKSVLEFNASGEINISGTAFNIYASGNGNIDTGGRLDLNSGGASEVDPKGKGLKGVIDAAVKAFFPAKAKG, from the coding sequence ATGTTATTCAACCAAGCCTCACGCCTGGCAAAGATCACCAGCCCCCTGGGCCCCGAGGTGCTGTTGCTCAAGGACATGGGCGGCGGCGAAGAGCTGGGGCGGCTGTTCAACTATGAGTTGCAGCTGCACTCGCTGGACAACGCCATAGACCTCAACCAGCTGCTCGGCAAACCCATGTGCGTGAGCCTGCAGTTGGATGGCGGTGGTGAGCGGTATTTCCATGGCATCGTGGCCCGCTGCAGCCAGAACGTCGACCAGGGCCAGTTCGCCAGTTACCAGGCCACGTTGCGTCCATGGTTCTGGCTGCTGACGCGCACCTCCGATTGCCGGATTTTCCAGAACCTGACCATCCCGCAGATCATCAAGCAGGTGTTCCGCGACCTGGGTTTTTCCGATTTCGAAGACGCCTTGAGCCACGCCTACCGCGAGTGGGAATACTGCGTGCAGTATCGCGAAACCAGCTTCGATTTCGTCAGCCGGCTGATGGAGCAGGAAGGGATCTACTACTTCTTCCGCCATGAGCAGGGCCGTCATGTGCTGGTGCTGGCCGACGCCTACGGCGCCCACACCACGGCACCCGGCTACGGTTCGGTGCCTTACTACCCGAAGAACGAACAGCAGCGCGAGCGTGACCACATTCACGATTGGCACCTGGCCCAGGAAGTCCAGCCCGGTTCGCTGGAGCTTAACGACTACGATTTCCAGCGCCCCAGCGCCCGCATTGATGTGCGCTCGGCCATGCCGCGCCCACACACCGCTGGCGACTATCCGCTGTACGACTACCCCGGCGCCTACGTGCAAAGCCAAGACGGCGAACACTATGCCCGCACCCGCATCGAAGCCTTGCAGACCCAGCACGAACAGGTCGAGCTGGCCGGCAACGCCCGCGGCCTCGGTTCGGGGCATCTGTTCAGCCTCACCGGTTTCAGCCGCCAGGACCAGAACCGCGAGTACCTGATCGTCGGCGCGCGCTATTACATTTCCCAGGAAAGCGGCGAAACCAGCGGCGGCGCGCCGTCGGCCCAGTTCGAAAGCAGCCTGACTTGCATCGACGCCCAGCAAAGCTATCGCCCGCTGCCCATCACCCATCGGCCCATCGTCAAAGGCCCGCAGACTGCGCTGGTGGTCGGCCCGAAAGGCGAGGAAATCTGGACCGATCAGTTTGGCCGGGTGAAGGTGCATTTCTATTGGGACCGTCACGACCAGTCCAACGAAAACAGCTCGTGCTGGATTCGCGTGTCGCAAGCTTGGGCAGGTAAGAATTGGGGCTCGGTGCAGATCCCGCGCATTGGCCAGGAAGTGATCGTCAGCTTCCTTGAGGGCGATCCCGATAGACCCATCGTCACCGGCCGCGTCTACAACGCCGAGCAAACCGTACCGTACGCATTGCCGGCCAATGCGACCCAAAGCGGCACCAAAAGCCGCTCCAGCAAGGGCGGCACGCCAGCGAATTTCAACGAAATCCGCATGGAAGACAAGAAGGGTGCCGAGCAGCTGTACATCCATGCCGAGCGCAACCAGGACATCGTGGTCGAGGTGGATGAAAGCCATTCGGTGGGCCACGATCGCAACAAGAGCATCGGCCACAACGAGACGGTACGCATTGGCGAAGACCGCCTGCGCGCCGTGAAGCGCAACGACACATTGCTTGTCGGTGGCGCCAAGAGCGACAGCATCAGCACCCAATACCTCGTGGAGGCGGGAGCGCAAATTCGACTGGTCTGCGGCAAAAGCGTGCTGGAGTTCAATGCCAGCGGCGAGATCAACATCTCGGGCACGGCGTTCAACATCTACGCCAGTGGCAATGGCAACATCGATACCGGCGGCCGCCTGGACCTCAACTCCGGCGGCGCAAGCGAAGTGGACCCTAAAGGCAAAGGCCTCAAGGGTGTGATCGATGCGGCGGTGAAGGCGTTTT